The following are encoded in a window of bacterium genomic DNA:
- a CDS encoding ice-binding family protein, producing MKHLLLYLVHSLLPILLIGAANFCVLAGSTVTNTGFTIAIGDLGVSPGSAVTGFPPGVVNGMMYVGDVIALQAQLDLSSAYRDAAGRVNAPITVSGNLGGLTLALGLYKSTSSLAVSVGDLTLDAQGDVNAVWVFKWRRH from the coding sequence ATGAAACACTTGTTGTTGTATTTAGTGCACTCCCTTCTACCCATTCTTTTGATTGGTGCTGCAAACTTCTGCGTTTTGGCTGGTTCCACGGTTACAAACACAGGTTTTACTATCGCTATTGGCGATTTAGGTGTAAGTCCTGGCAGTGCCGTTACCGGATTTCCACCTGGTGTTGTGAATGGAATGATGTATGTCGGCGATGTGATTGCTTTGCAAGCACAGCTTGATTTGAGTAGCGCCTATCGCGACGCTGCTGGTCGAGTAAATGCACCGATCACGGTGTCCGGAAACCTGGGCGGGCTTACGCTTGCACTAGGACTTTACAAGTCGACTTCTTCTCTTGCGGTTTCAGTAGGGGATCTCACTCTTGATGCGCAAGGTGATGTAAATGCGGTGTGGGTTTTCAAATGGCGTCGACACTAA